In one window of uncultured Campylobacter sp. DNA:
- a CDS encoding TIGR00730 family Rossman fold protein, with amino-acid sequence MDEILNDLAKFRDFMTYKNPSVTFFGSARFDENSKYCKMAFSLAKELADGGFAVISGGGPGVMEAVNKGAYESGKSPSVGLNIVLPFEQVTNKYATTSFIFSNLSARKFALIERSSAFLVFPGGFGTLDELFEILVLAQIGAKKAKIFLIGSEFWSKLDDFIKTTLIREKAVSKEDLSLYTISDDLDAVRDEILGILN; translated from the coding sequence ATGGATGAAATCTTAAACGATCTGGCTAAATTTAGGGATTTTATGACATATAAAAACCCGAGCGTTACGTTTTTCGGCTCGGCTAGATTTGACGAAAATAGCAAATACTGCAAAATGGCTTTTAGCCTCGCAAAAGAGCTTGCCGACGGTGGTTTTGCCGTGATTAGCGGCGGAGGACCTGGCGTGATGGAGGCGGTGAATAAGGGCGCGTACGAGAGCGGCAAAAGCCCGTCCGTCGGTCTAAATATCGTGCTTCCGTTTGAGCAAGTGACGAACAAATACGCCACGACGAGCTTTATTTTTTCCAACCTATCCGCGCGTAAATTCGCTCTTATCGAGCGCTCGAGCGCGTTTTTGGTGTTTCCAGGCGGTTTTGGGACGCTTGACGAGTTGTTTGAGATCCTGGTACTCGCGCAAATAGGCGCTAAAAAAGCTAAAATTTTCCTCATCGGTAGCGAGTTTTGGAGCAAGCTTGACGATTTTATCAAAACCACGCTGATACGCGAAAAAGCCGTTAGCAAGGAGGATCTGTCGCTTTATACGATCAGCGACGATCTTGACGCCGTAAGGGATGAAATTTTGGGGATATTAAACTAA
- the fliY gene encoding flagellar motor switch protein FliY, which yields MNEFFKIFANEIKATIEGLTGKTPGVGERNEYDAPGQEGIKPPLAVANVSVSGDINAKIMLAVTPVLVSAVSEWMLGEEEISRNENLSEDELDAAKEVFSNILGAFSTSLGAQKGMPKLSFEIAKVNFLDENAILDLSAYEKVYIYPVKIADLDEQIAMIADFSFVKFFSKDQKEAAAASPSHSPKSELSADEMRNIGLIMDVRLPIRVRIGSKKMLLKDVLTMDIGSVIELNQLANDPLEILISDKVIALGEVVIVDGNFGIQITQIGTKKERLEQLR from the coding sequence GAGAAACGAATATGATGCCCCGGGGCAAGAGGGCATCAAGCCTCCTCTAGCCGTGGCTAACGTGAGCGTAAGCGGCGATATAAACGCAAAGATAATGCTGGCGGTTACGCCCGTGCTAGTAAGCGCGGTAAGCGAGTGGATGCTTGGCGAGGAGGAGATATCTCGCAACGAAAATTTAAGCGAAGATGAGCTAGATGCTGCAAAAGAGGTGTTCTCAAATATCCTCGGCGCGTTTTCTACGAGCCTTGGCGCGCAAAAAGGTATGCCAAAGCTTAGTTTTGAAATCGCGAAAGTAAATTTTCTCGACGAAAACGCGATTTTAGACCTTAGCGCGTATGAAAAGGTATATATCTATCCGGTTAAAATCGCCGATTTAGACGAGCAAATTGCGATGATAGCGGACTTTTCGTTCGTTAAATTTTTTAGCAAAGACCAAAAAGAAGCGGCCGCCGCCTCTCCTTCTCACTCGCCAAAAAGCGAGCTAAGCGCGGACGAGATGCGAAATATCGGTCTGATTATGGACGTTCGTTTGCCTATTCGCGTACGTATCGGCTCAAAAAAGATGCTACTAAAAGACGTACTCACGATGGATATAGGCTCGGTCATCGAGCTAAATCAGCTAGCAAACGACCCGCTTGAAATTTTAATCAGCGACAAAGTCATAGCTCTTGGGGAAGTGGTCATAGTAGACGGCAACTTCGGTATCCAGATCACTCAAATCGGTACTAAAAAAGAGCGCTTAGAGCAGCTGCGTTAG
- the mnmA gene encoding tRNA 2-thiouridine(34) synthase MnmA: MKILMAMSGGVDSTMSAKMLLEAGHEVVGCYMKLHKKPGYHEKNIDKVARACGYLGIPYHVLDLQEQFDRYVYTPFVSSYKEGKTPNPCALCNHFIKFGELLKFAKSIGCEKLATGHYIRVQDGFIRVAADPSKDQSYFVAQVPKEIIADMIFPLGDKFKKDIKELAKSLPNFREYGEQAESSEICFVEDTYIEVLNKHYETDLPGDVVDSSGRVIGRHSGYMRYTIGKRRGFEVFGAHEPHFVLAIDAANNRIVVGSKEELERGKIVVNSLNLFIDESEFDCDVKVRYRSIGLNAHVKVLGGGTAEVELKQSAFGVASGQLAVFYRGELVIGSGFIL, encoded by the coding sequence ATGAAAATACTAATGGCCATGAGCGGCGGCGTCGACTCCACCATGAGCGCCAAAATGCTGCTAGAAGCGGGTCACGAGGTCGTGGGCTGCTATATGAAACTACACAAAAAGCCCGGATATCATGAAAAAAATATCGATAAAGTCGCCCGCGCGTGCGGGTATCTGGGCATCCCCTATCACGTGCTTGATTTACAAGAGCAGTTTGACAGATACGTCTATACGCCGTTTGTTAGCTCCTATAAAGAGGGCAAGACGCCAAATCCCTGCGCGCTTTGCAACCACTTTATAAAATTCGGCGAGCTGCTAAAATTTGCCAAAAGTATCGGCTGCGAAAAGCTCGCTACCGGCCACTATATCCGCGTGCAAGACGGCTTTATCAGAGTCGCCGCCGATCCTAGCAAAGACCAGAGCTACTTCGTAGCGCAGGTGCCAAAAGAGATAATCGCCGATATGATTTTCCCGCTCGGGGATAAATTTAAAAAAGATATAAAAGAACTGGCAAAATCTCTGCCGAACTTTCGCGAATACGGCGAGCAGGCCGAGAGCAGCGAGATTTGCTTCGTCGAGGACACATATATTGAGGTGCTAAACAAGCACTACGAGACGGATCTGCCCGGCGACGTGGTCGATAGCTCTGGGCGCGTGATCGGGCGGCACAGCGGCTACATGCGCTACACGATCGGCAAGAGGCGCGGATTTGAGGTATTTGGGGCGCACGAGCCGCATTTCGTGCTCGCTATCGACGCGGCAAATAATCGCATCGTCGTGGGCAGCAAAGAGGAGCTTGAGCGCGGTAAGATAGTGGTAAATAGCCTAAATTTATTCATAGACGAGAGCGAGTTTGACTGCGACGTCAAGGTTCGCTACCGCAGCATCGGGCTAAACGCGCACGTAAAAGTGCTGGGTGGCGGCACCGCCGAGGTCGAGCTAAAACAGAGCGCGTTTGGCGTGGCTAGCGGGCAGCTCGCGGTATTTTACAGAGGCGAGCTGGTTATCGGCAGCGGATTTATCCTGTAA